The Aneurinibacillus sp. REN35 nucleotide sequence TTCAACCTTTCTTTATAAATACTTAACTTCTTAAAACCTTTAATTAAGGAGGCTTTTTTCCACATGGCTAAAGCTAAATTTGAGCGGAATAAACCGCACGTAAACATTGGTACAATTGGTCACGTTGACCACGGTAAAACAACTCTGACTGCTGCAATCACTACAGTTCTTTCTCAAACTGGTGGCGCAACGGCTATGGACTACGGTTCAATCGATGCGGCTCCTGAAGAGCGTGAGCGCGGTATCACAATCTCTACTGCACACGTTGAGTACGAAACTGAAAACCGTCACTATGCACACGTTGACTGCCCAGGACATGCTGACTACGTTAAAAACATGATCACTGGTGCTGCCCAAATGGACGGCGCGATCCTGGTAGTATCTGCTGCTGACGGCCCAATGCCACAAACTCGTGAGCACATCCTTCTGTCTCGCCAAGTAGGCGTTCCTTACATCGTTGTATTCATGAACAAATGTGACATGGTTGACGATGAAGAATTGCTTGAACTGGTTGAAATGGAAATTCGTGACCTTCTTTCTGAGTACGAATTCCCTGGCGATGACATCCCAGTTGTTAAAGGTTCTGCTAAAGAAGCTCTTGACAATCCAACTGGTGAGTGGGCTGAGCGTATTCTTGAGCTTATGGCTGCTGTTGATGACTACATCCCAACTCCAGAGCGTGCTGTTGACCAACCGTTCTTGATGCCTGTTGAGGACGTATTCTCTATCACTGGCCGTGGTACTGTTGCTACTGGTCGTGTAGAGCGCGGTATCGTTAAAGTTGGTGACCAAGTTGAAATCCTTGGTCTGACTGAAGAACCAAAAACTACAACTGTAACAGGTGTAGAAATGTTCCGTAAGCTTCTTGACCAAGCTCAAGCTGGTGACAACATTGGTGCGCTTCTGCGTGGTGTTGACCGTACAGATATCGAGCGTGGACAAGTACTTGCTAAGCCAGGTTCTGTAAAGCCACACACTACTTTCACAGCTCAAATCTATGTTCTTTCTAAAGAAGAGGGTGGACGTCACACTCCATTCTTCGCTAACTACCGTCCTCAGTTTTACTTCCGTACAACTGACGTAACTGGTATCATCAAACTTCCAGAAGGCACTGAAATGGTTATGCCTGGCGATAACGTTGAGATCACTGTTGAACTCATCAGCTCTATCGCTATGGAAGAAGGTACTCGCTTCGCTATCCGCGAAGGTGGACGTACTGTAGGCGCCGGTGCGGTTGCTACTATCATTAAGTAATTTCTGCA carries:
- the tuf gene encoding elongation factor Tu, producing MAKAKFERNKPHVNIGTIGHVDHGKTTLTAAITTVLSQTGGATAMDYGSIDAAPEERERGITISTAHVEYETENRHYAHVDCPGHADYVKNMITGAAQMDGAILVVSAADGPMPQTREHILLSRQVGVPYIVVFMNKCDMVDDEELLELVEMEIRDLLSEYEFPGDDIPVVKGSAKEALDNPTGEWAERILELMAAVDDYIPTPERAVDQPFLMPVEDVFSITGRGTVATGRVERGIVKVGDQVEILGLTEEPKTTTVTGVEMFRKLLDQAQAGDNIGALLRGVDRTDIERGQVLAKPGSVKPHTTFTAQIYVLSKEEGGRHTPFFANYRPQFYFRTTDVTGIIKLPEGTEMVMPGDNVEITVELISSIAMEEGTRFAIREGGRTVGAGAVATIIK